In the Candidatus Rokuibacteriota bacterium genome, CGACGGACCCGACTGGCTGGCGACGCCGGGTTGCAGCCCCGGCACGCACCCGCCTGCCGGAGTGCCGGAGTCGGGATGGGGGGAGGAGTAACCTTGACTGGCGACCTACCATGGGGAGGACCGAGATGACCACATTGAGCGAGATGAAGACGAGGCTGGGCCGCTGCGCGGCATGGGCGGCCGTCGTGCTGGCCGTGCTGCTCTCCACCGGCGCCGAGCCGGCCGTGGCCCAGGGCATGCGGCATGGCTGGGGACGGGACGGCGGGCTGGCCCTTCCCTTCCTGGTCCGCGCAGTGAAGCTCACTCCCGAGCAGGACGCCAGGGTGCGGGAGATCCTCTCCGCACGCCGCACCGCGGTGCGGAGCACGCTCGAGCAGCTCCGGCAGACGCAGCGGGAGCTGGCGGACAAGCTGCTGGCCCCTGGAGAGGTCCAAGCCGCGGAGATCCAGCCGCAGCTGCAGCAGATCGCCCAGCTCCGCGAGCAGCTCCTCCAGGGCAGCGCGCAGGCCGCCCTCGATGTCCGCGCGATCCTGACGCCGGAGCAGCTCGCCCGGGCGGCTCAGGTGAAGGCCCGCATGCAGCAGCTCCGGGGAGAGATGCGTCAGCTCTTCGAGCCTGCGCGCCCCTGAGGGCGCGCCCCGGGATCACGTGCGGGGCGGGAGCCTCACGTCCGCTGGGCGGCCTGCTCCCGCAGCGAGCGCTTGAGGATCTTGCCGGAGGCGGTCTTGGGCAGCGTCTCCACGAGGCGGACATGGCGCGGTGCCTTGTACACCGACATCTCGCTCCGGCACCACTCGACGATCTCCTGCCCGGTCACCGTGCCCCGGGCAGCGGGCTTGAGCACCACGAAGGCCAGCACGTCCTCGCCGCGGTAGGGATCCGGCACCCCGACCACGCCCACCTCGGCGATGGCGGGGTGCCGGTACATGAGCGCCTCGACCTCGGCCGGGAACACGCTGTAGCCCGACGCCTTGATCATGTCCTTCTTGCGCTCCTCGATGATGAAGTACCCCTCCTCGTCCACGCGCCCGATGTCGCCCGTGTAGAACCAGCCATCGCGGATGGCCTCCGCCGTCGCCTCCGGCCGCCGCCAGTAGCCCTTCATCACCATGGGCCCCCGCACGACGATCTCCCCGGGCTGACCGGGCGGCATCTCCCTCACCCCGTCCTCGAGGCTCACGATCCGCACGTCCGTGAACGGCAGCGGCAGGCCCACCGTCCCGTACTTCGGCCGGTGCAGCGGGTTACTGTGCGTCGGGGCCGTCGTCTCGGTCAGCCCGTAGCCCTCGATGAGCTTGTGGCCTGTCACCGCCTCCCAGCGGCGCGCGATCTCGGCCGGCACGGGCGCGCCGCCGGAGGAGCAGACGCGGAGCGAGGAGAGGTCGAACTGGCGCGTCCGCGGGTCATTCACGATGGCCACGTTGACCGTCGCGATCAAGGTCGTCACCGTGCAGCGGTACTGCTCGAGGTAGATGGCCACGCGGTCGCCGGGATGGAGGCCCTGCCCCTGGAGCCACCCGGCGAAGCGGTCGCTGGCCTCGTCGAGCTCAGCGAAGGAGACCTCCCGGCCGTAGAAGATCAGCGCCGGCTTGTCGCCCAGGCGCTCGGCGTTCCGCGTGAGGAAGACCGGGAGCGGCTCGGCCGGCAGGCGGATCGCCGCCTCGTCCACGCCCGGGGCCCAGTGGCGCGTCCAGATCCGCTCCATCGGTCCGGCGCTACGCGCTGGCCTGGCGGGCGGCCCTGAGCTCCTCCACCACCTCGGGGTTCACCAGCGCCGACAGGTCACCGGCGCTGCCGCCGGTGAGCGCGGCGCGCACCACGCGGCGCATCACCTTGAGGTTCCGCGTCTTGGGCAGGTCGCGCGCGAAGAGCACGCGACGGGGCCGGTAGGAGGCGCCCATGCCCTCCACCAGGGCGCGCGACAGCTCCCGCTCCAGGGCGGCGTCGGTGGCCACACCCGGGCGCGGCACGCACACGCAGACGATGGCCGAGCCCTTGAGCTCGTCGGGCACGCCCACCACCGCGCACTCGACCAGCTTCTCCGTCTTCATCAGCAGGTTCTCGAGCTCCGACGGGCCCGTGCGCTTGCCCGAGACCTTGATCGTGTCGTCCGAGCGGCCGAGGATGTACCAGCAGCCG is a window encoding:
- a CDS encoding AMP-binding protein translates to MERIWTRHWAPGVDEAAIRLPAEPLPVFLTRNAERLGDKPALIFYGREVSFAELDEASDRFAGWLQGQGLHPGDRVAIYLEQYRCTVTTLIATVNVAIVNDPRTRQFDLSSLRVCSSGGAPVPAEIARRWEAVTGHKLIEGYGLTETTAPTHSNPLHRPKYGTVGLPLPFTDVRIVSLEDGVREMPPGQPGEIVVRGPMVMKGYWRRPEATAEAIRDGWFYTGDIGRVDEEGYFIIEERKKDMIKASGYSVFPAEVEALMYRHPAIAEVGVVGVPDPYRGEDVLAFVVLKPAARGTVTGQEIVEWCRSEMSVYKAPRHVRLVETLPKTASGKILKRSLREQAAQRT
- a CDS encoding periplasmic heavy metal sensor — translated: MTTLSEMKTRLGRCAAWAAVVLAVLLSTGAEPAVAQGMRHGWGRDGGLALPFLVRAVKLTPEQDARVREILSARRTAVRSTLEQLRQTQRELADKLLAPGEVQAAEIQPQLQQIAQLREQLLQGSAQAALDVRAILTPEQLARAAQVKARMQQLRGEMRQLFEPARP